The following coding sequences lie in one Peribacillus frigoritolerans genomic window:
- a CDS encoding amino acid permease, giving the protein MVNKKWGLLILTTFVIGNMVGGGIFMLPAQLAQVSSPLGATLAWIVTGLGVFLIALVFGNLAVRKPDLKAGPQSYAQSLFKSPAKGRVSGYSMAWGYWAANWAATASVIISFAGYLSTFFPVMHSTKVIYTAGSFQLELGKALTFAVCSIALWGIQAILVRSFNSAGKMNLFATVTKVLGFLFFIIITIFIFDTSNLGNGAEFYDKAGSAVSLGDQVNAAAISTLWAFIGIEAAVMLSNRAKSQNDVKKATIFGLLIAVAIYIGITLLTMGAISQDELKISQKPLVDALQAVVGSSGTYIMAALAVISLLGSTIGWIVVASEVPYQAAKSDLFPAYFAKANKNGTPVRSMTITNIMTQIFLFSTISGTILEAYKFSMIVATLAYLIPYLASVLYQLKLVMTGETYDIMKGSRVRDGIITILALIYSIWVIKTGTADMNTFILGIALYVFGIVLYPLWMRKKA; this is encoded by the coding sequence ATGGTAAATAAAAAATGGGGTTTATTGATTTTGACCACATTCGTAATTGGAAATATGGTCGGCGGCGGAATTTTTATGCTCCCTGCTCAATTAGCACAGGTATCCAGTCCATTAGGGGCGACATTGGCATGGATTGTTACTGGACTGGGAGTTTTTCTAATAGCTTTAGTGTTTGGTAACCTGGCAGTCCGGAAACCGGATTTGAAGGCTGGACCGCAAAGTTATGCCCAATCATTATTTAAATCTCCTGCTAAAGGAAGGGTTTCAGGGTATAGCATGGCTTGGGGCTATTGGGCTGCGAATTGGGCTGCGACAGCTTCTGTCATCATCTCATTTGCTGGTTACCTATCAACGTTTTTCCCGGTGATGCATAGTACGAAAGTGATTTATACAGCGGGTTCGTTTCAACTTGAACTAGGTAAAGCATTAACGTTTGCGGTATGTTCCATTGCCCTTTGGGGGATTCAGGCAATCTTGGTAAGAAGTTTTAACAGTGCTGGGAAAATGAATCTTTTTGCTACAGTTACCAAAGTGCTTGGATTCTTATTTTTCATCATTATCACAATATTCATCTTCGACACTTCCAATCTAGGAAACGGAGCTGAATTTTATGATAAGGCGGGTTCAGCCGTCTCTTTAGGTGATCAAGTGAATGCAGCTGCAATTTCAACATTATGGGCCTTCATCGGTATCGAAGCTGCCGTCATGCTTTCAAACCGTGCCAAGTCACAAAATGATGTAAAGAAAGCGACGATTTTTGGTTTACTTATCGCTGTTGCCATTTATATCGGCATTACTTTATTGACGATGGGTGCCATATCACAAGACGAGTTGAAAATATCACAAAAACCGCTTGTTGACGCACTACAAGCGGTAGTTGGTTCAAGCGGCACTTATATAATGGCTGCTCTTGCCGTCATTTCCTTATTGGGATCGACAATCGGATGGATTGTCGTTGCCTCAGAAGTTCCTTACCAGGCAGCGAAATCGGATTTGTTTCCGGCCTATTTTGCGAAAGCAAACAAAAATGGCACACCCGTCCGTTCTATGACAATAACAAATATCATGACACAGATATTCTTATTCTCCACTATTTCGGGTACGATTTTAGAGGCTTATAAATTTTCGATGATCGTCGCTACACTCGCTTACTTGATTCCGTATCTTGCATCCGTTCTGTATCAATTGAAACTGGTCATGACTGGGGAAACCTATGACATCATGAAAGGCTCAAGGGTACGTGATGGAATTATCACCATCCTGGCGTTAATCTACTCGATCTGGGTCATCAAGACAGGTACAGCCGATATGAATACATTCATACTTGGCATTGCCTTATATGTATTCGGAATCGTCCTATACCCACTCTGGATGAGAAAAAAAGCATAA
- the cspC gene encoding cold shock protein CspC has protein sequence MEQGTVKWFNAEKGFGFIERENGDDVFVHFSAIQSEGFKSLDEGQKVTFEVEQGARGAQAANVQKA, from the coding sequence ATGGAACAAGGTACAGTTAAATGGTTTAATGCAGAAAAAGGTTTTGGATTTATCGAACGCGAAAACGGAGACGATGTATTCGTACATTTCTCAGCTATCCAAAGCGAAGGCTTCAAATCTTTAGACGAAGGTCAAAAAGTAACTTTCGAAGTTGAGCAAGGTGCACGTGGAGCTCAAGCTGCTAACGTTCAAAAAGCTTAA
- a CDS encoding YxcD family protein: protein MERLKISEQDIINAVCVYIARKKQVQPNEVEVELMYDDDYGFSAEAFVDGRKQVLITINLIEALRLWLDEYMNKDPYSGIELVLDDEEGIVALVSESNR, encoded by the coding sequence ATGGAGAGGCTAAAGATATCCGAACAAGATATCATCAATGCGGTTTGTGTTTACATTGCCCGTAAAAAGCAGGTACAGCCCAATGAGGTGGAAGTCGAGTTAATGTATGATGATGATTATGGCTTTTCGGCGGAAGCGTTTGTCGATGGCCGGAAACAAGTGTTAATTACCATCAACTTGATAGAAGCGCTTCGCTTATGGCTAGATGAATATATGAATAAAGATCCATACTCGGGTATTGAACTTGTTTTGGATGATGAAGAAGGCATAGTGGCTTTAGTAAGTGAAAGTAATAGATAA
- a CDS encoding YezD family protein codes for MEKKEELKIMHIISSLEDLQYGSVLITVHDGKITQVDTTEKKRFPLAKSRAVNAR; via the coding sequence ATGGAAAAGAAAGAAGAATTGAAAATCATGCATATCATTTCAAGCTTGGAAGATCTGCAATATGGATCAGTTTTAATAACCGTACATGATGGTAAAATCACACAGGTGGATACAACCGAGAAGAAACGATTCCCATTAGCGAAGAGCCGGGCAGTTAATGCCAGATGA
- a CDS encoding acyl-CoA dehydrogenase family protein, whose protein sequence is MQDVQSENEESLRDKLLYFIYNELLPFERENEIDSEKEIPMEHIQWVRKRSKELGFYGISLPKELGGQLLNLKGLCVLKEELTKSGAVLWGHILGEIGGPLRIGKMLKVFSPEQREKYVMPVINAEAGCCFALSEPEAGSDAKAIQTTAVRDGDDYILQGKKHFISAAPYADWAIVIAKEIVEEGGERVTAFIVEKKLQGKSGFELGEIQVPISGERSTAELIFNHCRVPSSNILGEPGKGLLLGLSRINENRASWGATYLGVAQRLLNLSIEHAKHRVQFGRPIGEFQAIQHMLAEMATEIYAARSMLYDVIEKIDNGEDVKGASSMVKVFSSEVANRVADKAVQIFGGQGLMKGHPVEKMYRDVRMFRILTGTSEIQKNTIAKELLKK, encoded by the coding sequence ATGCAGGATGTACAAAGCGAGAATGAAGAGAGTTTACGAGATAAGCTGCTTTATTTCATTTACAACGAGTTGTTGCCGTTTGAGAGAGAAAACGAAATTGACTCAGAAAAAGAAATTCCGATGGAACATATCCAGTGGGTAAGAAAGAGATCTAAGGAGTTAGGGTTTTACGGAATCAGCCTTCCTAAAGAATTAGGAGGACAATTACTTAATCTGAAAGGGCTATGTGTCTTGAAGGAGGAATTGACAAAATCCGGTGCGGTTCTTTGGGGGCACATATTAGGTGAAATTGGAGGACCTTTGCGAATCGGTAAAATGTTAAAGGTATTTTCCCCGGAACAAAGAGAAAAGTATGTAATGCCTGTTATCAATGCAGAAGCGGGATGTTGTTTTGCGTTGTCTGAACCCGAGGCGGGATCAGATGCTAAAGCAATTCAAACGACGGCAGTACGAGACGGTGATGACTACATTTTACAGGGTAAAAAGCATTTTATTAGCGCAGCCCCTTATGCAGATTGGGCCATTGTGATTGCCAAAGAGATCGTTGAGGAAGGCGGTGAAAGAGTTACCGCGTTTATTGTGGAGAAAAAATTGCAGGGAAAGTCAGGTTTTGAATTAGGGGAAATTCAAGTACCGATTTCCGGAGAACGGAGTACAGCGGAGCTTATCTTTAATCATTGTCGAGTCCCATCTTCCAATATTCTCGGTGAACCGGGCAAGGGTTTGTTGCTGGGACTCAGCAGGATAAATGAAAACCGAGCCTCGTGGGGGGCTACCTACCTCGGCGTGGCTCAGCGGCTTCTAAACTTATCCATTGAGCATGCCAAGCATCGGGTTCAGTTCGGTCGACCGATTGGGGAATTTCAAGCAATTCAACATATGTTAGCGGAGATGGCGACTGAAATTTACGCCGCACGTAGCATGCTCTACGATGTAATCGAAAAGATTGATAACGGTGAAGATGTGAAAGGGGCTTCATCCATGGTTAAAGTTTTTTCCTCAGAGGTCGCCAATCGAGTTGCAGATAAAGCCGTTCAAATCTTTGGCGGGCAAGGGTTAATGAAAGGGCACCCAGTCGAGAAAATGTATAGAGACGTACGGATGTTTAGGATTCTAACTGGTACATCCGAAATTCAGAAAAACACTATTGCCAAAGAATTGCTGAAGAAATAA
- a CDS encoding serine hydrolase, with translation MTLQTIEHDILALVETFNGRIAYKIENGLGDTIGYHENESFQSASLIKIPMIIEGYRQSEQKKIYLNQPVTIPPNEVTGGSGVLHVLSNKVFLTVEDLLTLMITVSDNTSTNMMMNLLGFEEINQCIKELGLKNTVLERKMQDFKALKEGRDNTISAEDTITCLKAIHTGNFLTKESQERILRVFDNQQLRDKLPSLMGRGVKVASKTGGIRGVAHDCAIIRSETQTVYAAVLTEDMKSEEESRQVISKIGKLIYDDMVAE, from the coding sequence ATGACCTTACAGACTATAGAACATGATATCTTGGCATTAGTTGAAACATTTAATGGGAGAATCGCATATAAAATTGAAAATGGTCTTGGGGACACGATTGGATATCACGAGAATGAATCCTTTCAATCAGCGAGTTTAATCAAAATACCAATGATCATCGAAGGTTATCGTCAAAGTGAACAAAAGAAAATCTATTTGAACCAACCAGTGACCATCCCGCCTAATGAAGTGACTGGGGGTTCCGGGGTCCTGCATGTCTTATCGAACAAGGTATTTTTAACCGTAGAGGATTTATTGACATTGATGATAACCGTTTCCGACAATACATCCACGAATATGATGATGAACCTGCTGGGCTTTGAGGAAATCAATCAATGCATCAAGGAACTTGGTTTGAAAAATACTGTCCTTGAACGAAAAATGCAGGATTTTAAGGCACTAAAAGAAGGGCGCGACAATACCATATCGGCGGAAGATACGATTACCTGCTTAAAAGCCATACATACAGGCAACTTTTTAACGAAAGAAAGCCAGGAAAGAATCTTGCGTGTATTTGACAATCAGCAATTAAGGGATAAACTTCCATCACTGATGGGCAGAGGGGTCAAGGTCGCAAGCAAAACGGGCGGAATTCGGGGAGTTGCCCATGATTGTGCAATCATTCGGTCAGAAACACAAACTGTTTATGCTGCAGTTCTTACTGAAGATATGAAATCAGAGGAAGAAAGCCGTCAAGTAATCAGTAAAATTGGAAAACTGATATATGATGATATGGTTGCAGAATAA
- a CDS encoding PcsB-like coiled-coil domain-containing protein codes for MSLKKKLIVLNTTIMLGLGSAFAIPSVKAESITDIQSQRTGIQSDISEAEQVIQQLKKEQSKMNAQIAQIESAMKENDQKIKDTKQEIKDTEKDIDSLKKEIKALEERIAKREEVLKERALSFQESGGDVEYLEVVLGSKSFGEFVNRVGAVATIVEADQQILSEQEADKADLEKKQATVEKKLQSLKDMEVELKGMQSQIKDQKAETVNMKAKIEKKESETEALKQSLENKDAGLEAQIASIRENIKKEEERKAAEKADLDRAAEEVSTSNSSSEESSSSSNEESSSSSKGEASAKSSSKGESSSNSSKNSSAAKPAASKTETSSKPSSANTGSAITAGYKYIGNSTYKFGGGRTASDIANGLFDCSGFVAWAYKQAGVNLPASTDALKNAGRQVSKSQIQPGDLVFFNTYKTDGHVGIYVGGGKFIGSQSSTGVAIANMESGYWAGVFNGRVVRVN; via the coding sequence ATGAGTTTGAAGAAAAAACTTATCGTATTGAACACGACAATTATGCTTGGATTAGGAAGCGCTTTTGCCATACCGTCTGTAAAAGCTGAATCTATCACGGATATTCAATCACAACGTACAGGAATACAATCAGATATTTCAGAGGCAGAACAAGTTATTCAGCAATTGAAAAAAGAACAATCGAAAATGAATGCCCAAATTGCCCAGATCGAATCGGCAATGAAAGAAAATGACCAAAAAATCAAAGATACTAAACAAGAAATTAAAGACACCGAAAAAGACATAGATTCTTTAAAGAAAGAAATTAAAGCGTTGGAAGAAAGAATCGCAAAACGCGAGGAAGTCTTGAAAGAGCGCGCACTTTCTTTCCAAGAGAGCGGCGGGGACGTTGAGTACCTAGAAGTTGTTTTAGGTTCTAAAAGCTTTGGTGAATTCGTTAATCGTGTTGGAGCGGTAGCCACTATCGTGGAAGCTGACCAACAGATTCTTAGCGAGCAGGAAGCGGATAAAGCTGACTTAGAAAAAAAACAAGCGACCGTTGAGAAAAAATTGCAAAGCCTTAAGGATATGGAAGTAGAGCTTAAAGGCATGCAATCGCAAATTAAAGATCAAAAAGCTGAAACTGTTAACATGAAGGCTAAGATTGAAAAGAAGGAATCGGAAACAGAAGCACTAAAACAATCTTTAGAGAATAAAGATGCCGGTTTAGAAGCACAAATTGCATCCATCCGTGAAAATATCAAAAAAGAGGAAGAACGTAAAGCAGCAGAGAAAGCAGATCTTGACCGTGCTGCTGAAGAAGTGAGTACTTCAAATTCTTCCAGTGAAGAATCATCAAGCTCTTCTAACGAAGAATCATCAAGTTCTTCTAAAGGCGAAGCTTCGGCAAAAAGCTCATCTAAAGGTGAATCATCTTCAAATTCATCTAAAAACAGTTCTGCTGCTAAACCTGCAGCCAGTAAAACTGAAACATCAAGCAAGCCAAGCAGTGCAAATACAGGCTCTGCCATTACAGCAGGTTATAAATATATCGGTAACTCCACATATAAATTTGGTGGCGGAAGAACGGCATCCGATATTGCTAACGGTCTTTTCGATTGTTCAGGATTCGTTGCATGGGCTTATAAACAAGCTGGTGTTAACCTTCCAGCAAGTACGGATGCATTGAAAAATGCAGGACGTCAAGTATCTAAGAGCCAAATACAACCTGGAGATTTAGTGTTCTTCAATACCTATAAAACTGATGGGCATGTCGGTATTTATGTCGGCGGCGGCAAATTTATCGGTTCCCAAAGTTCAACAGGTGTTGCAATCGCCAATATGGAAAGCGGATATTGGGCAGGTGTATTCAACGGCCGTGTCGTTCGTGTAAACTAA
- a CDS encoding aldose 1-epimerase yields the protein MTGYIEDITFLNEKAIKFGNEKVEAILAPSLGSNLLSLKYKHKDIEVLRTPVSLEEYKKAPILYGMPILFPPNRIEGGQFTYKGTEYRFPVNERGKFNHIHGFLHDKPWQVCKKEVNGKEIVINTEFSSSEFDLKDSFPQDITVNMSLSLRAETLDIKLEITNKGIEPFPWGAGYHTVFNFPFGPGGKLEDCRISLPVNKHWELNERSLPTGAIHETADTMEIQNGFSLEGRLFDDLFGYDEERALENECILTDQEAGIHVIYHADQHFMFWVLFNQEGFVCPEPYTWVTNAPNLDLSAKLTGLRELRSGETVQLRTRLAIKDI from the coding sequence GTGACAGGTTACATAGAAGATATCACTTTTTTAAATGAAAAGGCCATAAAGTTCGGCAATGAAAAAGTGGAAGCGATACTTGCGCCATCTTTAGGAAGCAATCTGCTTTCGCTTAAGTACAAGCATAAGGATATTGAGGTGCTGCGAACTCCGGTTAGTCTGGAAGAGTATAAAAAAGCTCCCATTTTATACGGAATGCCTATCCTGTTTCCTCCTAATCGGATTGAAGGTGGTCAATTTACATATAAGGGGACTGAGTATAGGTTTCCGGTCAATGAAAGGGGAAAATTCAATCATATACATGGTTTTTTACATGACAAGCCTTGGCAAGTCTGCAAAAAGGAAGTGAACGGGAAAGAAATCGTCATTAATACTGAATTTTCAAGCAGTGAATTTGATCTAAAAGATAGCTTTCCACAAGATATCACTGTGAATATGTCTTTATCTTTAAGGGCTGAAACATTGGATATAAAATTGGAAATCACCAACAAGGGCATTGAACCCTTTCCGTGGGGGGCAGGCTATCATACTGTATTCAATTTTCCATTTGGACCAGGGGGGAAATTGGAGGATTGCAGAATATCTCTTCCCGTCAATAAACATTGGGAGTTGAATGAAAGGTCATTGCCCACTGGTGCAATTCATGAAACGGCCGATACAATGGAAATCCAAAACGGCTTTAGCTTGGAGGGCCGGCTGTTTGATGACCTATTTGGCTATGATGAGGAAAGAGCCCTCGAAAACGAGTGCATTCTCACTGACCAAGAGGCTGGCATACATGTCATCTATCATGCCGATCAACATTTTATGTTTTGGGTATTATTCAACCAGGAGGGGTTCGTCTGTCCTGAACCATATACATGGGTAACGAATGCTCCTAATTTGGATTTGTCAGCAAAATTGACCGGATTGAGGGAGTTAAGATCTGGTGAAACTGTTCAGCTGAGAACTAGATTGGCAATAAAGGATATATAA
- a CDS encoding LysR family transcriptional regulator: MHIEQLKYIVEVTKTRSISIAAQNLHVSQSTISKAITNLEQELGINLFTRSRLGAIPTAEGKNIIKKAYEIVVKLHEIQEESQAQTSLINGEIHLSASASFFTPILLKSLSNFKKDYPNFRIVMTEKKSPKIIEDVLKGKIDFGLAMIDEIDWDAHEELVFETLLEGEIMVCVNKHSPLAFSDYLTPEELINETVVMYDGGRWKDSISLFMNRYGPMNILFTSNNTEVIKKAVSEELAISFLMDIALKDDHYVKSGEIIPIPLKNFDSNRRSFGWVRSKKKHFSFATREFLKCIKLHISKLE, translated from the coding sequence ATGCATATTGAACAATTAAAATATATTGTTGAAGTGACTAAAACACGTTCTATTTCCATCGCTGCACAAAATCTTCATGTTTCTCAGTCTACAATTAGTAAGGCTATTACCAATTTAGAACAAGAATTAGGAATTAATTTGTTTACACGTTCACGGTTAGGCGCTATACCGACAGCTGAAGGCAAAAACATCATAAAAAAAGCGTATGAAATTGTAGTTAAACTACATGAAATACAAGAAGAATCGCAAGCGCAAACATCCTTAATAAATGGAGAAATACATCTATCTGCCAGCGCCAGCTTCTTCACGCCAATTTTACTCAAATCATTATCAAACTTCAAAAAAGACTATCCCAACTTCCGTATTGTCATGACGGAAAAAAAATCACCAAAAATTATTGAAGATGTTTTAAAAGGTAAGATTGACTTTGGATTAGCGATGATCGATGAAATTGATTGGGATGCTCATGAAGAGTTAGTTTTCGAAACACTATTAGAAGGGGAAATAATGGTATGTGTTAATAAGCATTCTCCATTGGCATTCAGTGACTATTTAACTCCTGAGGAATTAATCAACGAAACAGTAGTTATGTATGATGGGGGAAGATGGAAAGATTCCATTTCTCTATTTATGAATAGATACGGCCCCATGAATATTTTATTTACTTCAAACAATACTGAAGTCATCAAAAAAGCCGTTTCAGAAGAATTGGCGATTAGCTTTTTGATGGATATAGCACTAAAAGATGATCATTATGTTAAAAGTGGAGAAATTATCCCAATACCTTTAAAAAATTTCGATTCCAACCGCCGATCCTTCGGATGGGTACGATCAAAGAAAAAACATTTTTCTTTTGCAACCAGAGAGTTTTTAAAATGCATAAAATTACATATCTCCAAATTAGAATGA
- a CDS encoding YdcF family protein, with amino-acid sequence MLYKEKKKKRGKTLKKFCVISVIAVLGYFGFLHMKIQETIHQQIPEHADYLIIPGARVKGSVPSLSLQYRIDKAAEYLSANKQTVAIVSGGKGPGEEISEAKAMQQGLIAHGIEEARIMMEDKSTTTQENIVFSKELIPDTAAPGLIVSNDFHIYRAVEIAKREGLDIKGMPAKTPKVSLLKSYTREYLAITKYYLTELIGR; translated from the coding sequence ATGTTATATAAGGAAAAGAAAAAGAAGCGGGGGAAAACTTTAAAGAAATTTTGTGTAATTAGCGTTATTGCAGTACTGGGGTATTTTGGTTTTTTGCACATGAAAATTCAAGAAACCATTCACCAGCAAATTCCGGAACATGCCGATTATCTCATTATTCCTGGAGCAAGGGTCAAAGGTTCGGTGCCATCATTATCCTTACAATACAGGATAGATAAAGCTGCAGAATATTTATCGGCTAATAAACAGACAGTGGCCATTGTATCTGGCGGCAAAGGACCGGGAGAAGAAATATCGGAAGCAAAAGCAATGCAACAGGGACTAATCGCCCATGGAATTGAAGAGGCACGCATCATGATGGAAGACAAATCTACAACAACTCAGGAAAATATTGTTTTCTCAAAAGAACTCATTCCTGATACAGCAGCTCCAGGATTGATCGTTAGTAATGACTTTCATATCTACCGGGCAGTCGAAATAGCAAAAAGAGAAGGCTTGGACATAAAAGGAATGCCGGCAAAGACACCAAAAGTGTCACTATTGAAATCATATACCCGTGAATATCTGGCAATTACCAAATACTATTTGACCGAGTTGATTGGGAGGTAA